In Desulfobacterales bacterium, the sequence TACCGGATAGAGGTCGGTTACGGCCTCGAAGGTGTCCTGCCGGACAGTTTTGTCGGCAGTGTCGGCCGGGATCATCTCGTTCCGTATTTTCGAAAAGGGGACTACTCAAAGGGGATTTTTGCGGCAGCGCTGGCATTGACCTGGAAAATTGCCGGAGCAGACGGTGTTGCCATCACCGGACTGCCCATCACCGGTCTGCCGAAGTCGGAGGGAGCCGGGAAGCCGGACAAATCCGACAGCATCTTTAATACCGTTTTTGCGCTGCTGATTTTTATCGTCTTACTGATTGCTTTTATAAGGAACCCGAAGGCCTTTTTATTATTTTTCCTGTTTTCTTCAATGGGCGGGCGCAGCCGGCATTGGGGCGGCGGCGGCGGGTTCGGTGGCGGTTTCGGCAGTTTCGGGGGAGGGGGCGGCGGCGGCTTTGGCGGCGGCGGAGCCTCCGGCGGATGGTAGGCGGCGGGTTGCGCGGGCCGTCTTT encodes:
- a CDS encoding TPM domain-containing protein, giving the protein MRLLHKPIILIALGWLLLAAASPAEGVTVPERPARYVVDLAGIIDAETETKLNGYMQELEQKTTAQFVILTIESLEGESIEDAALKVAHEKWKLGRKGKDNGLLLLVAVKDRKYRIEVGYGLEGVLPDSFVGSVGRDHLVPYFRKGDYSKGIFAAALALTWKIAGADGVAITGLPITGLPKSEGAGKPDKSDSIFNTVFALLIFIVLLIAFIRNPKAFLLFFLFSSMGGRSRHWGGGGGFGGGFGSFGGGGGGGFGGGGASGGW